The genomic interval TCGGCGTCACGGCCGAGCGGACCGCCGACGGGTTCACCGTCGCCGGCGGGCAGTCCTACGAGCCGTCGGGCGGGAGCTACCACGTCCCCGGCGACTTCTCCTCTATCAGCTACCTGCTGGCGATGGGGGCGCTGGCCGCCCCAGAAGGGATGACCGTCACCTCGGCCGTTCCGAGCGCACAGGGCGACACCGCCATCGTCGACATCCTCGACCGGATGGGCGCGACGCTCTCCTGGGACCGCGAAGACGGCGAGATTACCGTCGAGCAGAGCGAGCTCTCCGGCATCGAGGTCGCCGTTGAGGACACTCCCGACCTCCTGCCGACCATCGCGACGCTCGGCGCGGCCGCCGACGGCGTCACCCGAATCACCGACGCCGAACACGTCCGGTACAAGGAGACCGACCGCGTCAGCGCGATGGCCGAGGAGCTGACGAAGCTGGGCGCCAGAGTCGAGGAGAAGCAGGACGAACTCGTCGTCTACGGCGAGGACTCCGAGCTACGCGGCGCCACTGTCGACGGCAAGGCCGACCACCGCATCATCATGTCCCTAGCGGTCGCGGGCCTCGTCGCCGACGGCGAGACCACGGTCACCGGCGCCGAACACGTCGACGTCTCCTTCCCGAACTTCTTCGACCTGCTCGAATCGCTCGGTGCCTCGGTGAGCCGGTAGATTCCCGTCTGGCCGTTCCTCGCAACCGCTCGCGTGCAGTGGCTAGCAGGCAACACAGACCGCCGATGCACCGCTGTGTTGCACTCCCGCGGGACGGTGCATCGTGGTGTATCAGCGCACGACCGGGTCTGCCCGCGTGTCGCTATTTGAACCCACGGTCCCGACTGTAAGCTTGAAATGCCCCGGACCCCCAGACGTGCGTAATGAACGGCAACGAGTTCGGTCGGCTCTTCCGGTTGACCACCTACGGCGAATCCCACGGGGAGGCGATGGGCTGTACGGTGTCGGGCGTCCCCGCGGGCGTCGAACTCTCCGAGGAGGAGATACAGAAAGACCTCGACCGGCGCAAACCCGGCCAGTCGATGATAACCACTTCCCGCGGCGAACCGGACAAGGTGAAGCTCAACTCGGGGATTCAGGACGGCTACACCACGGGGACGCCTATCGGGATGGTCATCCAGAACAAGGACGCCCGCTCGGGGAAGTACGAGCCCTTCATCACTGCCCCGCGGCCCTCGCACGGCGATTTCACCTACTCGGCGAAGTTCGGGACCCGCAACTGGGGCGGCGGCGGCCGCTCCTCGGCCCGGGAGACAGTCAACTGGGTGGCCGCCGGCGGCGTCGCCAAGCAAGTGCTGGAACAGTCCGACTACGACGTGCGTATCAAGGCCCACGTCTGCCAGATCGGCGACGTGGTCGCCGACGACGTGAGCTTCGAGGAGATGCTCGAACACAGCGAGGCCAACGAGGTCCGCTGTGGCGACCCGGAGAAAGCCGAGGAGATGCGCGACCTGGCCGACAAATACCAGAAAGAGGGCGACTCCATCGGCGGCGGCATCTACTTCGAGTGTCGCGGCGTCCCCCGCGGTCTCGGTGCGCCGCGGTTCGACTCAGTCCCCTCCCGCCTCGGACAAGCGATGTACTCCATCCCCGCCGTGACGGACTTCGAGCTCGGCCTCGGCCGGGAGGCCCGGACGGCGAGAGGGTCGGACTACACCGAAGACTGGGAGTTCGACGGCGACGGCGAGCCGGTGCCGACCGGCAACGACCACGGCGGCCTGCAGGGCGGTATCACCACCGGCGACCCCATCTACGGCGAGGTCTCCTGGCACGCGCCCGTCTCCTTCCCGAAGACACAGAAGACCGTCGACTGGGAGACCGGCGAGGAGAAAGAAATCACGGTCACGGGCCGCCACGACCCCGTACTCCCGCCGCGGGCCGTCCCGGTCGTCGAGGCCATGCTCTACTGCACCGTGCTGGACTTCATGCTGCTTGGCGGGCGTATCAACCCCGACCGGCTCGACGGTCGGACGGGCGCATACGAGACCGAGTACCATCCGTCGAGTCCACAGAACGACCCGGAGGACGCCGGTACCCACGCACGGACCATCGACGAGGACTAGTATGGACGCCAATCAGGAGTCGAAGCAGAACCCGTTCGGCATGGACGAACAGTGCCAGAACTGCCCCGAGCTGTGTGACACGCGCGAGAACGTCGTCCACGGCTACGGGGACGTCGGCGCGGAGTTCATCGTGCTGGGCGAGTCGCCCGGGGCCGGCTCCGACGAGTCCGGGCTCCCTTTCACCGACGAGCGCGAGCGGGAACTGCTCGACATCCTCGCGGCCGTCGACATGGTAGAGGACCCCGACGCCGACCGACCGGAGCTGAAAAACACCTTCCTCACGTACGTCACCCGCTGTCGCCACCCCGACCGAGCGGCGACGGAGGAGGAAGTGATGAACTGCGAACCGTACCTCAACAGCGAGATACGGATGATAAACCCCGAGATTCTGCTGCCGGTCGGCCAGCGCTCCCTCGAAGAACTGGCCTTCGAGTACACAACGCTCAGTGAGGACGACTTGGACATCGAGGAGCGCCACGCCACCACCATCCGCGGACGTGGCTTCGAGATTCTGCCGATGATTCCGCCGGCCGAACAGACCGACGACGAACGGACGGCGTTTCTCGACCACTTCAGCGACGTGCTGGGACAGGACTACCGCCAGACGAAGGGTCGACGGGGTCGTTGAGGACCGACGGCAGCGGTGCAGGCGTCGGGGTCGTTGAGGACCGACGGCAGCGGTGCAGGCGTCGGGGTCGTTGAGGACCGACGGCAGCGGTGCAGGCGTCGGGGTCGTTGAGGACCGACGGCAGCGGTCAGACCGTTTGGCGGACTCAGTTCAGTCGAGCAGCGCCTCGGGGTCGGGGAGGTCGCCGTACTCCTTCGCGGACCGCAATCGCTGCTGGGCGTCGTTCCGGTACTGGGTCGCTCGTGTCATATCCCCCTGCTCGCTGGCGTAGGTCGACCCGCCGAGCCACTCGACGGCCTGCCAGAGACACGTCGCCTTCTTTCTGGCCCGCTCGCAGGCGTCGGCAACGCCGTCGCCTTCGGCCCGTTTCACGGCCGTCGTGAAGTGGTCCACGCTGGTCTCGAACTCACCCGCGGCGTCGTTGAAGCCGCCTCGTGCGAGCGTCAGATGGCCGGACTCGAACCGACCCAGTGCCTCGGTCGTCCGTCGGCGGCCTTCGAGATAGGTCACGTGTCCGACGCGGTACTCCCGCACTGCGACGGGGTCGCCACGCGGCGACGCGACCTGCTTGCACTCCGAACACAGCACTGTCGGACGCCCGTCCCCGGCGACGCGGTACTCCGTCCCACACCCATCACAGCGGTATATTTCGTCCGTTTGCATTGGTCCCCACCAAGCGTTGGTTACACTGAACTCGACGTACAATCTATAAATCAGTTTTGTCACTAGCTCCCACGACCTCGCTCAGTTGGCACACTGGGACCGACTGCCGGGAGTCAACGGGACTTCTCGACGCCCTCGACGGTCATCGGCCGGGTAAAAGTCCTGACTGCGGTCGATGGCCCCGCCGTGACCACCGAGCTGTGACCGGTGTCGGTCGACATTAGTTCCGAGCTTCCATACGGGACCCGCGACAGCCACGACAGCGAGTGGCATAGTTCGCCCGGCGAGTCCGGAACCGACTAACCGTCGTCGCCCCGAAGGTACCGTATGACAACGGTTGCTGTGGTGGCGGACCCGCCGGTAGACGGGTTCGTCCTCCCGGAGCTTTCCGGCGGTCCGCTCGAAGAATCGGAGGCGACGGCCCTCTACACGGCGATGCTCACAGACGTCTGTCGCGCCGTCGAGGCGAGCGGCGCGGAGCTGCTCGTCAACTACCGACCCGCCGACCAGGTCCCCGACGGCGTGGACCCGGAGGCGGAAATCAGGGAGCCCCTGGAGGCGGCCCTCGACGCCCCCGCGGACGCCCGGTACGAGGTACAGGTCGGCTCTTCGCTGTCCGCCCGCGTCGGCAACACTGTCACCCATCTACTGGAGCGGGAGGGCGTCAAGACCGCCGCGGCCGTCGAACCGACCGCCGGGCTCCTGACCCGACAGCTCATCGACAGCGCCGCGATGAAACTGCGCTCCTCCGGCGTGGTGCTCGGCCCGGCGAGCGAGGGGCGCGTGTTCTACGCCGGCTTCGCCGAGCCAGTGGATTTCGAGGACGCCTACGCGACGCCGACGGTCGAGACGCTCACGGACCGGGCGATGGACGCCGACCTCGGGGTCGATTTCCTGCCGTCGGTGCCGGTCGTCGAGACGCCCGCGGACCTCCGCACTGTCGTCCCGATACTTCGCGCACGCCACCAGGCCGAACGGGTAGTGCCACCCCGCACGACCACGCTCCTCAACGAGTTCGGACTCCGCGTGACGACCGACAACGAACTGGTCCGGGAGTAATCGACAGGCCTTAGGGGAAACCGCCGCTACCCACTCGTGCGGTGGGGTGGCAGAGCGGCCTATTGCGCCTGCCTTGAAAGCAGGTATCCTCACGGATTCCTGGGTTCAAATCCCAGCCCCACCGCTTTTTACGACAAACAGCTTCCAGTGTGGTGATTTTCGGTAGGTCAGGAGCTTCGACACCGATATCTACGCCCAATTCACTCGGCTCGATGTCTCGAAACTCCCGCGAGATAGCCTCGGGGCTAATCCGGGCTGACTTGATTACTAACGCTCGCCAATTTTAAGTCATCGAACATATAGATTGAGGAGAGTGAGTTTCAGAGAAAGGGTCAAAATTATCCCGTTCGTCCCGATCGGGTTGAAAAAGCCGCTCGATACGAACGCGAACGTAACGGGAAACCAGTTACCACACGGCGAGAGGAGACTACGAGATGTCGCCGAACGATTCTAATACGGAAAGACCGAGTTTTTCGCTCCGCAATGTGGTTTTAGTTGTCCTTTCCCTGCTACTTTTTCATCTCGGAAGGGGGTTGGCGCGGGGACTTGTGGAGGGGAACTACGTGATCGGCATATTGGGCCTAATACTCGCGCTCGTACCGACAGTCTGGCTCCTGTTTGTGATTCGAGAGGCGTATTTTTGAAACCCCATCAGATATTGTCCCCTGTCAGATAAGGTACTACTTTCCACGTACCGGGAGGTTTTATATTACTGGTCCGGTTCAGCACAATCAGATGCAGCTAACTAACGGGTCACAGAACGAATGGGGGAGTCGCATCATAGCCCTCGGTCTCGTCGTTCTCGTCGTCGGGTCGATGTTCGCTTCGGTGGCGGCAGCGGTCCCCGCGATGGGATTTCGGGGTGCAGACGTCTCGGCGACGACGGTCGCCGTGGGAGAGAACGTAACCGTGAGCGGGACAGTCGTGAACGTCGGTAGCTCCGGTGGCGGTTACACCATGGAGTTCACGAGAAATCGGACCCCGTTCGCCGAGCGACGGGTGAAGGTCCCCTCCAACGAGGACCGGACGGTCAACGTCAGCGTCCAGTTCGACCAACCGGGAACGTACAAGATAAGCGTCAACGACAACCGGGCCGGCTACGTGACGGTGAAACGCGCCAGAGCCCGCGTCACCTCGGAAAGCGATTCGCAGCGCCGAGTCAATATCAGAGCGAACAGCGTCTCGGACAGCGCGCCGACCGAGCTAGCTATCCCGGCGTCGAACCGGAGCTTCGCGCTCGAACGGTGGTCGACGACGACCGGCCAGTCCGCGTTCCAGCAGAACCTCACCGAGTACACGAACCGCTCGGCCGTGCCCGGAGAGTTACCGACCACCGAACAGTCGTCGTTACTCGGCGTCGTGACCTACGAGAGCAACAGTTCCTTCGAGCAGACCACGATGCGGTTCGCGGTCAACAAGTCCGCAATCGCGAACACGTCGCTGCGGCAGGACCAGGTGGCGGTGTACCAGCGCAACGAGTCCTCCTGGGACGCACTCGAGACGACCGTCGTCGAGGAGCGGACGGACCGGATGGTCTACGAGGCGACTGCGACGCGGGGGTCGACCTACGCCGTGGGGCTGATCAACCCCTCGATATCCGTCGCGAGCACGACCATACAGACAGAGTCGATAGCGTCGGGGGAGCGGGTGATTCTCAACGCCGTCGTCGAGAACACGGGCCCGGTCACTGGAACGTACACCGGTGCTTTGCGAGTCAACGGTGAGACGGTGAACGAGACGA from Halomicroarcula saliterrae carries:
- a CDS encoding uracil-DNA glycosylase, whose product is MDANQESKQNPFGMDEQCQNCPELCDTRENVVHGYGDVGAEFIVLGESPGAGSDESGLPFTDERERELLDILAAVDMVEDPDADRPELKNTFLTYVTRCRHPDRAATEEEVMNCEPYLNSEIRMINPEILLPVGQRSLEELAFEYTTLSEDDLDIEERHATTIRGRGFEILPMIPPAEQTDDERTAFLDHFSDVLGQDYRQTKGRRGR
- the aroC gene encoding chorismate synthase, with protein sequence MNGNEFGRLFRLTTYGESHGEAMGCTVSGVPAGVELSEEEIQKDLDRRKPGQSMITTSRGEPDKVKLNSGIQDGYTTGTPIGMVIQNKDARSGKYEPFITAPRPSHGDFTYSAKFGTRNWGGGGRSSARETVNWVAAGGVAKQVLEQSDYDVRIKAHVCQIGDVVADDVSFEEMLEHSEANEVRCGDPEKAEEMRDLADKYQKEGDSIGGGIYFECRGVPRGLGAPRFDSVPSRLGQAMYSIPAVTDFELGLGREARTARGSDYTEDWEFDGDGEPVPTGNDHGGLQGGITTGDPIYGEVSWHAPVSFPKTQKTVDWETGEEKEITVTGRHDPVLPPRAVPVVEAMLYCTVLDFMLLGGRINPDRLDGRTGAYETEYHPSSPQNDPEDAGTHARTIDED
- the aroA gene encoding 3-phosphoshikimate 1-carboxyvinyltransferase; translation: MDITIGNSTVEGRAQAPPSKSYTHRAVLAAGYADGATVRAPLVSADTKATMRAVDAYGGSVDRSDESAIEVSGFDGRPETPDTVIDCANSGTTMRLVTATAALQDKLTVLTGDDSLRSRPQGPLLDAVGQLGGRAESTRENGQAPLVVGGGIEGGTVAIPGDVSSQYITALLMAGAVTDGGVDIELTTELKSSPYVDITLEVLAEFGVTAERTADGFTVAGGQSYEPSGGSYHVPGDFSSISYLLAMGALAAPEGMTVTSAVPSAQGDTAIVDILDRMGATLSWDREDGEITVEQSELSGIEVAVEDTPDLLPTIATLGAAADGVTRITDAEHVRYKETDRVSAMAEELTKLGARVEEKQDELVVYGEDSELRGATVDGKADHRIIMSLAVAGLVADGETTVTGAEHVDVSFPNFFDLLESLGASVSR
- a CDS encoding PGF-pre-PGF domain-containing protein, coding for MQLTNGSQNEWGSRIIALGLVVLVVGSMFASVAAAVPAMGFRGADVSATTVAVGENVTVSGTVVNVGSSGGGYTMEFTRNRTPFAERRVKVPSNEDRTVNVSVQFDQPGTYKISVNDNRAGYVTVKRARARVTSESDSQRRVNIRANSVSDSAPTELAIPASNRSFALERWSTTTGQSAFQQNLTEYTNRSAVPGELPTTEQSSLLGVVTYESNSSFEQTTMRFAVNKSAIANTSLRQDQVAVYQRNESSWDALETTVVEERTDRMVYEATATRGSTYAVGLINPSISVASTTIQTESIASGERVILNAVVENTGPVTGTYTGALRVNGETVNETTLTVAGGGETGLRLTHDITESGTYDFALNNESAGRLILSPGDVASSQSDSESADAEPTAAPTATPTEMSGGDGGGALTGAIPATVFGIKTLYLGGGIAIALGAFIAILAVLRRNGGGGGGGGRPDSFDQF